A window of Belonocnema kinseyi isolate 2016_QV_RU_SX_M_011 chromosome 10, B_treatae_v1, whole genome shotgun sequence genomic DNA:
ACTACAGAGACGATAGAAACGACAGAATCGATAACAACTACAGATCCAATAGCACCGACAGAAACAGTAACTACTACAGATCCAATAACACCGACAGAAGCAATAACCACCACAGAGCCGACAGAAACGACAGAACCGATAACAACTACAAATCCAATAACACCGGCAGAACCAATAACTACCACAGAGCCGATAGAAACGACAGAACCAATAACAACGATAGAGCCAATAGCACCGACAGAACCAATAACTATCACAGAGCCGATAGAAATGACAGAACCAATAACAACGACAGAGCCAATAGCACCGACAGAACCAATAACTACTACAGAGCCGATAGAAACGACAGAGCCAATAACAACAACAGAGCCGGTAACAACGGAAAAACTAATACGAAAGGCAGAGCCAAAAGGTATATAAATGCATAGTTAATTATGAATAACTGAAGTTATTCTTATTCTTAtcattataactaaaaattaatttgcagttaTTGCAACGAAACCTTTTTACTCTGTGAAATACATGAGCCGCTTTGCCAGAGCCATAGCTCGAGAGGAGGATGGCTACATTTGTTATACTGTAACTGACAAAGGTAAGCAATTAATTACTAATCttggaagaaataataaaaatacataaacgCAAAAtgcgtttcaaaaaaattatactgaaGTTTGGTTACACTTACGCTTACATTCGCTGCACTATCTATATAATTACTATatcatttctttagaaattaagaGTGTCACTTTCCAGAAACTGTTGAACACCTTTAATTTGTATAATATGTATTATAtacattgatttttttctctCCGAGAAACACTACATCTAAGAGAAATCTACAAGCTCAAGTAAAAGGCAATATATAACATAACGTACATTGTTTTTTAGGTGACggaaataaaattatcgaaaaaggTTGCGCTTTAAAAAGTGACTCTAAGTGTACGGAAAGTAATCAGAGCACTTGTAAAGAATGCGAAGAGGACAAGTGCAATTCTGCAGCTTTAGTTAAGCTTGGATTATTATCAATAGTTCTGCCAATACTGTTAACTACTACTTTAGTTTTTAGCAAATAAACCtgtaattttagtaaataaaaacatttgtaacTTTGATTCTCATGTTCCAATTAATAGAATTAACTTTCCATgacttttataatataaatctTCGTTCTATGTACAGTCGTTTgtattatgtaattattgtatattaatatactattcaaaaatataaattgaataatgtttaattttgtagttcataaaaattggagaaatttccTAAAAGGACTTTGATCGattaagattagtttttttatgcAGGGTCCATCGGaaccaaaataaatatttttgtcgaTAAAGCGCAGTTTATGAGTTAAATATATGCAGGTGTCCGTATGAAAAGGGCCCTTATTTTGTAGATATTCGCGTTTTTCTAAGTTGAGctcaaaatcattatttttaagtttgagtAGGGTTTGATACTGGGACCTATACTAAATTAATTGGGAGTATATTTATACCTAGATAGTATCCAGAAGTAGGTATATTTTGttcgaagaaaaaatatgatATGGGTGCTTCTGACACCAGGGTTAActcttaaacggccaaaacgccactaccgggacactgcttttcaacggccaataactaagactattcgacactagaaaaaattgagacatacatatttttattgcttaagatctcctctttccgacggtgccaatgaaatttttcaaaaaatttatttattatcccaaaatgcagtttaaacaaaaaaagaacgtgatttttcgtgcctatttttttgtgaaccattttccaaagcttttcgagtctgtaattaacctggaatctcactaaccggtggaataaatgtctaaactttgagaacccatggttcaaagatcgatttttcgttttagtattttcaaaatggcctcttaatggcaaaatttttgtgaaaacattcatgaatttttagacaataaacgatgcgctttttggaaaaatcatcaggaactttttattcttgacaaattttccgaaaagcgcatagtttttcaataaaaaatttccaacgactccgtaacctttactgcactctgacatcaaaccacaccttcaccgcattgtcNNNNNNNNNNNNNNNNNNNNNNNNNNNNNNNNNNNNNNNNNNNNNNNNNNNNNNNNNNNNNNNNNNNNNNNNNNNNNNNNNNNNNNNNNNNNNNNNNNNNCTTCTACTTTTTctcaaagattaaattatttttaagaaaatttaatcatttggcagaaaattagctactttgttgaaaaatcatgattTCGGGGTCAAAAACTCGagtgttttgtaaataattagtcTTTGCAACTGCAATATGCAAtagttttgttagaaataatttctttttagttaaaatttattattttctgaagatctaactgttctatttttaattagaaatgtgtccattataagttgaaaatttaactatttcgtagaaaatttatcccgCTTgctagtaaaataatattttttgttagaaatttatcttcttggtggaGGGTTTAactacttggatgaaaattcatctttttggttgaattcagctAGTTGAGtattatttttatgttgcaaattaacttctgaaactggaaatattacaattccatttcttgttaaaaagtatcttttatagttaaaaattcttgttttgcttttaattcaactggttgagaattcgtcttttgaca
This region includes:
- the LOC117181934 gene encoding 300 kDa antigen AG231-like, translating into MSSLGHSFTTRILSAIILLMVFGQGLSLQCYFCKIDADGKCEEKLDECNNLIPTTVLITTTEPIRTTEQITTAEPITTTEPIETTEPITTTEPIAPTEPITTTEPIIPTEPINTTEPIETTESITTTDPIAPTEPATTTNPITPTEPKTTTEPIETTEPITTTEPIAPTEPITTTEPIIPTEPINTTETIETTESITTTDPIAPTETVTTTDPITPTEAITTTEPTETTEPITTTNPITPAEPITTTEPIETTEPITTIEPIAPTEPITITEPIEMTEPITTTEPIAPTEPITTTEPIETTEPITTTEPVTTEKLIRKAEPKVIATKPFYSVKYMSRFARAIAREEDGYICYTVTDKGDGNKIIEKGCALKSDSKCTESNQSTCKECEEDKCNSAALVKLGLLSIVLPILLTTTLVFSK